In one Halosimplex halophilum genomic region, the following are encoded:
- a CDS encoding tyrosine-type recombinase/integrase, producing MSRAERGSTDAEDPVAYFLDDITFQGKSQRTRDAYERVLREFEAYLSERGLDLDEANHRDCMAWIHQLRGSVGESTVATYASYLHRFYGYMTEVGTFEENPMALVLEEIDESINVDPERRDITVPAMRSFVAEVTHPLDRAVVVTLLKTGMRAGELCNLDRRDLSLSDSPFEWTHRPQLDGKPDSIYVDDAPSAGQAYNGQVRTASNKRKRATTIPVDDELAAVLVEWLAVRPDPRADADPLFASTTDEWGKRLTPDMVHHIVETHARDQGWYRDGGGAEENVTPHYFRHFFTTHLRDRTGDRGIVKYLRGDVAQDIIDTYTHDWGDRVREVYADHIYRLL from the coding sequence ATGAGTAGAGCCGAGCGCGGGTCGACGGACGCCGAGGACCCGGTCGCGTACTTCCTCGACGACATCACGTTCCAGGGCAAGAGCCAGCGGACCCGGGACGCCTACGAGCGCGTGCTCCGGGAGTTCGAGGCGTACCTGTCCGAACGGGGACTCGACCTCGACGAAGCGAACCACCGCGACTGCATGGCGTGGATCCACCAGCTGCGAGGGTCGGTCGGCGAGAGCACGGTCGCGACGTACGCCTCGTATCTTCACCGGTTCTACGGGTACATGACGGAGGTCGGAACCTTCGAGGAGAACCCGATGGCGCTGGTCCTGGAGGAGATCGACGAGTCGATCAACGTCGATCCGGAACGGCGGGACATCACCGTCCCCGCGATGCGGTCGTTCGTTGCGGAGGTGACCCATCCGCTGGACCGGGCCGTCGTGGTGACGCTGTTGAAGACGGGGATGCGAGCCGGCGAGCTCTGCAATCTCGACAGACGGGACCTCTCGCTGTCGGACTCGCCGTTCGAGTGGACGCACCGGCCGCAGCTGGACGGGAAGCCCGACTCGATCTACGTCGACGACGCGCCCAGCGCGGGCCAGGCGTACAACGGACAGGTGCGGACCGCGTCGAACAAACGCAAGCGCGCGACGACGATCCCGGTCGACGACGAACTCGCCGCCGTCCTCGTCGAGTGGCTGGCCGTCCGACCCGACCCGCGGGCGGACGCGGACCCGCTGTTCGCCAGCACGACCGACGAGTGGGGCAAACGGCTCACCCCCGACATGGTCCACCACATCGTCGAGACGCACGCCCGCGACCAGGGCTGGTACCGTGACGGCGGCGGCGCCGAGGAGAACGTCACTCCGCACTACTTCCGGCACTTCTTCACGACGCACCTCCGGGACCGGACCGGCGACCGCGGCATCGTCAAGTA
- a CDS encoding DUF5805 domain-containing protein — protein sequence MTESDVDTSRTAVRTYVPAYQREEWDEHADALGMSRSEFVRTMVQAGRRGFGGGDADSPGSPATDAPSEGTEQASRDADSGGSDLEDRVVEALRSGDYLSWEELLEAVTDDIEAELEDALQRLQSEGRVTYSGRNGGYTIDE from the coding sequence ATGACGGAGAGCGACGTAGACACCTCGCGGACGGCGGTCAGGACGTACGTCCCGGCCTACCAGCGCGAGGAGTGGGACGAACACGCCGACGCCCTCGGAATGAGCCGCAGCGAGTTCGTCCGGACGATGGTCCAGGCCGGCCGTCGAGGCTTCGGCGGCGGCGACGCGGATAGTCCCGGCTCCCCCGCGACCGATGCGCCGTCGGAAGGTACAGAGCAGGCGTCTCGGGACGCTGACTCCGGGGGTTCGGACCTCGAAGACAGGGTCGTCGAGGCGCTCCGGTCGGGCGATTACCTGTCGTGGGAGGAGCTGCTCGAAGCGGTGACTGACGACATCGAGGCGGAGCTGGAGGACGCGCTGCAGCGGCTCCAGTCGGAGGGTCGAGTCACCTACAGCGGCCGCAACGGGGGGTACACCATCGATGAGTAG
- a CDS encoding ABC transporter ATP-binding protein, translating to MTERDRATAPAIEAETVSKRYDATDGGATTALADVSFAVDPGEFVTVVGPSGCGKTTLVRLVGGLETPTDGRILVDGEPVVAPGPDRAMVFQEYRLFPWLSVRENVAFGLVEAGVPAPRRTDRVREMLELVGLDDRAEAYPSELSGGMKQRVGLARALAVDPGMLLLDEPFGSVDAQTRRHLGAELLSIWRELDKTVLFVTHDIEEAVTLADRVLVLSGTPGRVRADVRIDLPRPRDRTDDEFVDCVDRLLDLVESTR from the coding sequence ATGACCGAACGCGACCGCGCGACGGCGCCCGCGATCGAAGCCGAAACCGTCTCCAAGCGGTACGACGCTACCGACGGCGGGGCGACGACGGCCCTCGCGGACGTGTCTTTCGCCGTCGACCCCGGCGAGTTCGTGACCGTGGTCGGACCGTCGGGCTGCGGCAAGACGACCCTCGTCCGCCTCGTCGGTGGGCTCGAAACGCCGACAGACGGCCGGATCCTCGTGGACGGGGAACCCGTCGTGGCCCCCGGTCCCGACCGGGCCATGGTATTCCAGGAGTATCGCCTGTTCCCCTGGCTGTCCGTCCGGGAGAACGTCGCCTTCGGGCTGGTCGAGGCGGGGGTTCCGGCGCCCCGACGGACCGACCGCGTCCGCGAGATGCTGGAACTGGTCGGGCTGGACGACCGGGCGGAGGCGTACCCGTCGGAACTGTCCGGTGGCATGAAACAGCGCGTGGGCCTCGCCCGTGCGCTCGCGGTCGACCCGGGGATGTTACTGCTGGACGAACCGTTCGGGAGCGTCGACGCCCAGACGCGCCGCCACCTCGGAGCGGAGTTGCTGTCCATCTGGCGCGAGCTGGACAAGACGGTCCTGTTCGTCACACACGACATCGAAGAGGCGGTCACGCTCGCCGACCGGGTGCTCGTCCTGTCGGGAACGCCCGGTCGTGTCCGCGCAGATGTCCGGATCGATCTCCCACGCCCCCGCGACCGGACCGACGACGAGTTCGTCGACTGTGTCGACCGCCTCCTGGACCTCGTCGAATCGACCCGCTGA
- a CDS encoding ABC transporter permease gives MATEFETGEGTDRGRESAGRPVDREWDFVRVRRGAAGTVAFLGVWWAAASTQPTYLLPGPAEVGRALQAETVSGALFVHLGQSLVHYLPGVVAGVTAGAALGIAMGWFRWLDDVLTPVVRVLRPVPPLAWIVFAIIWFGLGHTGAAFIVFVGAFWITFYNAYSGVENASRDLLEVAATLGVDGEYRLIRRVVVPDAMPELLTGVRTSVGQCWMMVIAAELFGAPGVGYEIITSANNLAMERSVAYMLAISGVFLASDWCVRRLEARLLRWRA, from the coding sequence ATGGCGACCGAATTCGAGACGGGCGAGGGGACCGACCGCGGCCGCGAGTCGGCGGGCCGGCCGGTCGACAGGGAGTGGGACTTCGTCCGAGTCCGGCGCGGGGCCGCCGGGACGGTCGCGTTCCTCGGGGTCTGGTGGGCGGCCGCGAGCACGCAGCCGACGTATCTGCTCCCCGGCCCGGCGGAAGTGGGTCGGGCGCTCCAGGCCGAGACCGTCAGCGGCGCGCTGTTCGTCCACCTGGGACAGAGCCTCGTCCACTATCTCCCCGGTGTCGTCGCGGGGGTGACGGCGGGGGCCGCGCTCGGGATCGCCATGGGCTGGTTCCGGTGGCTGGACGACGTGTTGACCCCCGTCGTCCGGGTGTTGCGTCCCGTCCCGCCCCTGGCCTGGATCGTCTTCGCGATCATCTGGTTCGGACTCGGGCACACCGGAGCGGCGTTCATCGTGTTCGTCGGCGCGTTCTGGATCACGTTCTACAACGCCTACAGCGGCGTCGAGAACGCCTCCAGGGACCTGCTAGAGGTGGCGGCGACCCTCGGGGTCGACGGGGAGTACCGGCTGATCCGCCGGGTGGTCGTCCCGGACGCGATGCCCGAACTGCTGACCGGGGTCCGGACGAGCGTCGGACAGTGCTGGATGATGGTGATCGCCGCGGAACTGTTCGGCGCGCCCGGCGTCGGCTACGAGATCATCACGAGCGCGAACAACCTCGCGATGGAACGCAGCGTCGCGTACATGCTCGCGATCAGCGGGGTGTTCCTCGCGAGCGACTGGTGCGTTCGCAGGCTCGAAGCGAGGCTCCTCAGGTGGCGAGCATGA
- a CDS encoding ABC transporter substrate-binding protein: MDLGKPKKSGVQSGTASATRRRFLKAGGVATASGLAGCGSVLGGSGLETLSVAYKPIFPFLQFLVMDERDALSDIDPSVEATNFANQGLNIVSAYSDGDVDVAFVGITPAIRMKHEGIPGKVTAANQTGGFAVVTSEEFAALYDEHGADAFAEFRARHGRRFRFSTFPKGSVAYVLLRQWLDEELGVGADGVEVENMAGLGPVRRSLLSGNADGTLIMEPIPTVLDARDAPFRRITRAGAFMSDSPGGVMFMHDRVRDDHPEVANAVVREHVNATELITERPAEAARAVSSAFGDRLSRDLAEQAVRSPLSSYVSDPRAIVDGTEVCIERMRALGQLSDPVGTDEIFDPSVYRDVTS; encoded by the coding sequence ATGGATTTAGGCAAGCCTAAAAAATCGGGCGTGCAGTCCGGGACGGCCAGTGCCACCCGACGGAGGTTCCTGAAAGCCGGCGGTGTCGCGACCGCGAGCGGTCTCGCGGGGTGCGGGTCGGTGCTGGGCGGGAGCGGTCTCGAGACGCTCTCGGTCGCGTACAAGCCGATCTTCCCGTTCCTGCAGTTTCTCGTGATGGACGAACGGGACGCGCTGTCCGATATCGACCCGTCGGTCGAGGCGACGAACTTCGCCAACCAGGGACTGAACATCGTGTCGGCCTACTCCGACGGCGACGTGGACGTGGCGTTCGTCGGGATCACGCCGGCGATCCGCATGAAACACGAGGGCATCCCGGGGAAGGTGACTGCGGCGAACCAGACGGGCGGGTTCGCGGTCGTCACGAGCGAGGAGTTCGCGGCGCTCTACGACGAACACGGGGCCGACGCGTTCGCGGAGTTCCGGGCGCGACACGGCCGCCGGTTCAGGTTCTCGACGTTCCCGAAGGGCAGCGTCGCGTACGTGCTGTTGCGGCAGTGGCTCGACGAGGAGCTCGGGGTCGGCGCCGACGGGGTCGAGGTCGAGAACATGGCCGGGCTCGGCCCGGTCCGGCGGTCGCTGCTGTCCGGGAACGCCGACGGGACGCTCATCATGGAACCGATCCCTACCGTGCTCGACGCCCGGGACGCGCCGTTCCGTCGGATCACCCGCGCCGGCGCGTTCATGTCCGACTCCCCGGGCGGCGTCATGTTCATGCACGACAGGGTCCGGGACGACCACCCGGAGGTCGCGAACGCGGTAGTCCGCGAGCACGTCAACGCGACGGAACTCATCACCGAGCGACCGGCCGAGGCGGCGCGGGCGGTAAGCAGTGCCTTCGGCGACCGCCTGTCACGCGACCTCGCCGAGCAGGCCGTCCGCTCGCCGCTCTCCAGCTACGTCTCGGACCCGCGGGCTATCGTCGACGGCACCGAGGTCTGCATCGAACGGATGCGCGCGCTGGGCCAGCTCTCCGACCCCGTCGGGACCGACGAGATATTCGACCCGTCGGTCTACCGGGACGTGACCTCGTAG